A window of the Acidovorax sp. YS12 genome harbors these coding sequences:
- a CDS encoding integrating conjugative element protein pill, pfgi-1, which produces MPAIHVSQRLVGACLLAAALASGCATTTAPFAPGAIEEVSPAPESATPEFIPVVRYGRYTLVELAPMAAQRDLLLQTVDVSMPEDARATVSDGLRHLLKRSGYQLCETAPAMADLYALPLPAAHLHLGPMSLRDALLTLVGPAWELRADDRTRQVCFKTVGDDAEAEPIPELPAADATQTFPLSGAEP; this is translated from the coding sequence ATGCCCGCAATCCATGTATCCCAGCGTCTGGTCGGCGCCTGCCTCCTGGCCGCAGCCTTGGCCAGCGGCTGCGCGACCACCACAGCGCCGTTCGCACCCGGTGCCATCGAGGAGGTGTCACCCGCGCCCGAATCCGCAACGCCCGAGTTCATTCCCGTCGTACGCTATGGCCGCTACACCCTCGTGGAACTGGCCCCTATGGCGGCGCAGCGCGACCTGCTGCTGCAGACCGTCGATGTTTCCATGCCCGAGGACGCCCGCGCCACGGTCAGCGACGGGCTGCGGCACTTGCTCAAGCGCAGCGGCTACCAGCTTTGCGAAACGGCGCCTGCAATGGCCGATCTGTATGCGCTGCCTCTGCCTGCTGCGCATCTGCATCTCGGCCCCATGAGCCTGCGCGATGCGCTGCTCACCCTGGTTGGCCCGGCCTGGGAACTGCGCGCGGACGACCGCACGCGCCAAGTCTGCTTCAAGACTGTCGGCGACGACGCGGAGGCCGAGCCAATTCCTGAACTGCCCGCAGCCGACGCAACGCAGACGTTTCCGCTCTCGGGAGCTGAGCCATGA
- a CDS encoding TIGR03759 family integrating conjugative element protein, producing the protein MKHHPILMLSLLAALHLPTPAQQLATVQPRNAQSQERPLIARILDDPVASDWGLQPQEWQRYRELMEGPLGIYSPNLDPLSALGIEARSDEERRRYAEMQVQAEARRVEKLLAYQRAYDEAWQRLHPGMQRVNLPDATPSNAAARGSGRTAVFVKDGCAPCGQAVQRLQTSGAEFDVYVVGSRQNDAHIRDWARRAQIDPARVRSGSITLNHDSGHWLSLGLPGGLPAVVREVNGQWQRQP; encoded by the coding sequence ATGAAACACCATCCCATTCTCATGCTCTCGCTGTTGGCAGCACTGCACCTGCCAACGCCGGCCCAGCAGCTTGCCACGGTCCAGCCTCGCAACGCGCAAAGCCAGGAGCGCCCCTTGATCGCTCGCATCCTGGACGACCCCGTGGCGAGCGACTGGGGACTGCAACCGCAGGAATGGCAGCGCTACCGCGAACTGATGGAAGGGCCGCTGGGCATCTACTCGCCCAACCTGGACCCGCTTTCCGCGCTGGGCATCGAGGCCCGCTCGGACGAGGAGCGGCGCCGCTACGCCGAAATGCAGGTGCAGGCCGAGGCACGCCGCGTCGAGAAGCTGCTTGCCTATCAGCGCGCCTACGACGAGGCGTGGCAGCGCCTGCACCCCGGCATGCAGCGCGTGAACCTGCCCGACGCCACGCCGAGCAATGCAGCCGCGCGCGGCAGTGGCCGCACGGCGGTTTTCGTCAAGGACGGCTGCGCGCCCTGCGGTCAGGCCGTGCAGCGCCTGCAAACCTCGGGTGCCGAATTCGACGTGTATGTGGTCGGCAGCCGCCAGAACGACGCACATATCCGCGACTGGGCCAGGCGCGCGCAGATCGACCCGGCACGGGTGCGCAGCGGCAGCATCACGCTCAACCACGACAGTGGCCACTGGCTGTCACTGGGCCTGCCTGGCGGCCTGCCGGCCGTGGTCCGCGAGGTGAACGGCCAATGGCAGCGTCAGCCGTAG
- a CDS encoding transglycosylase SLT domain-containing protein, translating into MAASAVAAMPALRPLRVLLLTAGVCVGTVPAQELPPPAYQLAAQRAGVPSAVLYAVALQESGIRRNGRLVPWPWSLNVAGQSRRFATRADACSGLQQAMRSTPHTRIDAGLGQINLGYHKHRFTSPCDLLDPYRNLAIAAEILKEQYVSGEDWLLAIGRYHRPAGGEPAARYRRSVSRHLARVQGTRPTAAVRAARQETTP; encoded by the coding sequence ATGGCAGCGTCAGCCGTAGCCGCGATGCCCGCCTTGCGGCCCCTGCGCGTGCTGCTGCTCACTGCGGGCGTGTGCGTCGGCACCGTCCCTGCCCAGGAGCTTCCACCACCGGCCTACCAGCTCGCCGCACAGCGCGCGGGCGTTCCTTCGGCGGTGCTCTACGCCGTGGCCCTGCAGGAAAGCGGGATTCGGCGCAATGGGCGACTAGTGCCATGGCCGTGGTCGCTCAACGTCGCCGGGCAGTCACGCCGCTTCGCCACCCGCGCCGATGCCTGCTCCGGCTTGCAGCAGGCGATGCGCTCCACGCCGCACACGCGCATCGACGCGGGCCTGGGACAGATCAACCTGGGCTACCACAAGCACCGCTTCACCAGCCCCTGCGATCTGCTTGACCCATATCGCAACTTGGCGATCGCCGCCGAGATCCTGAAGGAGCAGTACGTCTCCGGCGAGGACTGGCTGCTGGCGATCGGCCGCTACCACCGCCCCGCGGGCGGAGAACCCGCCGCGCGCTACCGGCGCAGCGTGTCCCGACACCTCGCCCGCGTGCAGGGCACACGCCCAACCGCTGCGGTGCGCGCCGCGCGCCAGGAGACCACCCCATGA
- a CDS encoding integrating conjugative element protein: MTKSFPPHLTLRGLLVLLAALPLVAHAAEPLIVVEDRGGTSALPYYEALNLQPRADAPARPPIPMPQVPATPADEAAMLPMRSTKLTPGTVARRVIEAPGLRPFVVIGDDEASRAWLQRRAAALRERGAVGLVVNVETVQGLARLRALVPGVPLALVAGDDLAERLGLRHYPALITATGIEQ; this comes from the coding sequence ATGACGAAATCCTTTCCGCCCCATCTCACTTTGAGGGGCCTGCTCGTGCTGCTCGCGGCCCTGCCATTGGTCGCACACGCCGCCGAACCGCTGATCGTGGTCGAGGACCGCGGCGGCACATCGGCGCTGCCGTACTACGAGGCCCTGAACCTCCAGCCGCGCGCCGATGCCCCGGCCCGGCCGCCCATTCCGATGCCCCAGGTTCCTGCCACACCAGCAGATGAAGCCGCGATGCTGCCCATGCGCAGTACCAAGCTCACGCCCGGCACCGTTGCGCGGCGCGTGATCGAAGCGCCTGGCCTGCGGCCGTTCGTGGTCATCGGCGACGACGAGGCTTCCCGGGCCTGGTTGCAGCGCCGCGCCGCGGCTCTGCGCGAGCGCGGCGCGGTCGGCCTGGTGGTCAACGTCGAGACCGTGCAGGGCCTGGCGCGGCTGCGCGCCCTGGTTCCGGGCGTGCCCCTCGCGCTCGTGGCTGGCGACGACCTGGCCGAGCGCCTGGGCCTGCGGCACTACCCGGCGCTGATCACGGCCACCGGCATCGAGCAATGA
- the traD gene encoding type IV conjugative transfer system coupling protein TraD, producing the protein MSGKQPVEVLLRPAVELYTVAACAGAAFLSLVAPWSLALSPAMGVGSALAFGAYGAIRYRDARVILRYRRNIRRLPRYVMTSRDVPVSQQRLFIGRGFLWEQKHTHRLMQTYRPEFRRYAEPTPAYRLARRLEERLEFAPFPLSHLSRLTGWDVPFNPVRPLPPVGGLPRLHGIEPDEVDVSLPLGERVGHSLVLGTTRVGKTRLAELFVTQDIRRRNAAGEHEVVIVIDPKGDADLLKRMYVEAKRAGREGEFYIFHLGWPEISARYNAVGRFGRISEVATRIAGQLSGEGNSAAFREFAWRFVNIIARALVELGQRPDYMLIQRHVINIDALFLEYAQHYFAKTEPKAWEVIVQIEAKLNEKNIPRNMIGREKRVVALEQYLSQARNYDPVLDGLRSAVRYDKTYFDKIVASLLPLLEKLTSGKIAQLLAPNYSDLADPRPIFDWMQVIRKRAVVYVGLDALSDAEVAAAVGNSMFSDLVSVAGHIYKHGIDDGLPGASAGTRVPINVHADEFNELMGDEFVPLINKGGGAGMQVTAYTQTLSDIEARIGNRAKAGQVIGNFNNLFMLRVRETATAELLTRQLPKVEVYTTTIVSGATDSSDIRGATDFTSNTQDRISMSSVPMVEPSHVVSLPKGQCFALIQGGQLWKIRMPLPAPDPDELMPQDLQQLAGYMRQSYTDAAQWWEFTSSPGLQDAALPDDLLDEVVPGTPTTTGSGGAAGDEAAP; encoded by the coding sequence ATGTCGGGGAAGCAACCCGTCGAAGTTCTGTTGCGGCCAGCGGTGGAGCTATACACCGTCGCGGCGTGTGCGGGCGCCGCGTTTCTGTCCCTGGTGGCCCCGTGGTCGCTCGCGCTGAGCCCGGCCATGGGCGTTGGCAGCGCCCTGGCGTTCGGTGCCTATGGCGCGATCCGCTACCGCGATGCCCGCGTGATCCTGCGCTACCGGCGCAACATCCGCAGGCTGCCGCGGTATGTGATGACGAGCCGGGACGTGCCCGTCAGCCAGCAGCGGCTTTTTATCGGCCGAGGCTTTCTATGGGAACAGAAGCACACCCATAGGCTCATGCAGACGTACCGGCCGGAGTTCCGCCGCTACGCCGAGCCGACACCGGCCTACCGGCTCGCACGCAGGCTGGAGGAACGGCTGGAGTTCGCGCCATTCCCGCTTTCACACCTGTCGCGGCTCACGGGCTGGGATGTGCCTTTCAACCCCGTGCGGCCGCTGCCGCCCGTGGGCGGACTGCCGAGGCTGCATGGCATCGAACCCGACGAGGTGGACGTCAGCCTGCCGCTGGGCGAGCGCGTCGGGCATTCGCTGGTGCTCGGCACGACGCGCGTGGGCAAGACGCGGCTCGCCGAGTTGTTCGTCACGCAGGACATCCGCCGCAGGAACGCCGCCGGCGAGCATGAGGTGGTCATCGTCATCGACCCCAAGGGCGATGCCGACCTGCTCAAGCGCATGTATGTCGAAGCCAAGCGTGCGGGCCGCGAGGGAGAGTTCTACATTTTCCATCTGGGCTGGCCGGAGATCAGCGCGCGCTACAACGCCGTGGGGCGCTTCGGCAGGATCTCGGAAGTCGCCACGCGCATCGCGGGGCAACTCTCCGGCGAGGGCAACTCGGCCGCCTTCAGGGAGTTCGCCTGGCGCTTCGTCAACATCATCGCCCGAGCCTTGGTGGAACTGGGGCAGCGCCCGGACTACATGCTGATCCAGCGGCACGTCATCAACATCGACGCGCTGTTTCTGGAGTACGCCCAGCACTACTTCGCCAAGACCGAACCCAAGGCCTGGGAGGTGATCGTCCAGATCGAGGCCAAGCTCAACGAGAAGAACATCCCGCGCAACATGATCGGGCGCGAGAAGCGCGTGGTGGCGCTGGAACAGTACCTATCCCAGGCCCGCAACTACGACCCCGTGCTCGACGGGCTGCGCTCGGCGGTCCGCTACGACAAGACCTACTTCGACAAGATCGTCGCATCGCTCCTGCCCCTGTTGGAAAAGCTCACCAGCGGCAAGATCGCGCAGCTCCTGGCGCCGAACTATTCCGACCTGGCCGACCCGCGCCCGATCTTCGACTGGATGCAGGTGATCAGGAAGCGCGCCGTCGTGTATGTCGGCCTGGACGCGCTGTCGGATGCGGAAGTCGCCGCGGCGGTCGGCAACTCCATGTTCTCCGACCTGGTGTCGGTGGCCGGGCACATCTACAAGCACGGGATCGACGATGGCCTGCCAGGTGCATCGGCAGGCACACGGGTGCCGATCAACGTCCATGCCGACGAGTTCAACGAATTGATGGGGGATGAATTCGTGCCGTTGATCAACAAGGGCGGCGGCGCAGGGATGCAGGTCACGGCCTACACACAGACGCTTTCCGACATCGAGGCCCGCATCGGCAACCGTGCGAAGGCTGGCCAGGTCATCGGCAACTTCAACAACCTATTCATGTTGCGGGTGCGGGAGACGGCGACCGCCGAACTGCTGACCCGGCAGTTGCCGAAGGTGGAGGTCTATACCACCACCATCGTCTCGGGCGCGACCGACAGCTCGGACATCCGCGGCGCGACGGACTTCACGTCGAACACCCAGGACCGCATCAGCATGTCCAGCGTGCCGATGGTCGAGCCATCGCACGTCGTCAGTCTGCCCAAGGGACAGTGCTTCGCTCTCATTCAAGGCGGACAGCTTTGGAAGATCAGGATGCCGCTGCCCGCACCGGACCCGGATGAGCTGATGCCGCAGGACCTGCAGCAGCTCGCCGGCTACATGCGCCAGAGCTACACCGACGCGGCCCAGTGGTGGGAGTTCACAAGTTCGCCCGGCTTGCAGGACGCGGCCTTGCCTGACGATCTGCTCGATGAGGTGGTTCCCGGCACGCCCACCACCACCGGCTCGGGCGGAGCGGCCGGCGACGAGGCCGCGCCATGA
- a CDS encoding TIGR03747 family integrating conjugative element membrane protein gives MSDAATTTQREQNRRQGLIAGTITLPFRLLGVLIGSLLFSIVVECVGMHLFWKDQGWRHSQQMLQYELGHLSNHFTRSVVVQEPGRTAHELVDTGYEWVFVRSGLLERMSQAAKRARAPSQGQIQDGGRNFRHYISQVYVWTESYLIAAAFTTLTFLVRLLILVLTLPLIFTAAFVGLIDGLVRRDVRRFGAGRESGFIYHRAKASLMPLAVLPWATYLALPISVHPLLLLLPSAALLGLAVSLTAGSFKKYL, from the coding sequence ATGAGCGATGCCGCCACTACCACGCAGCGCGAGCAGAACCGCCGGCAGGGCCTGATCGCAGGCACCATCACCTTGCCGTTCCGGCTTCTCGGGGTGTTGATCGGCTCGCTGCTGTTCTCGATCGTCGTGGAGTGCGTCGGCATGCACCTGTTCTGGAAGGACCAGGGCTGGCGGCACTCCCAACAGATGTTGCAGTACGAGCTGGGGCACCTGTCGAATCACTTCACGCGCAGCGTGGTCGTGCAGGAGCCGGGCCGCACGGCGCACGAACTGGTGGATACCGGCTACGAATGGGTGTTCGTGCGTTCGGGGCTGCTGGAGCGCATGAGCCAGGCCGCCAAGCGCGCCCGCGCGCCGAGCCAAGGGCAGATCCAGGACGGGGGGCGCAACTTCCGCCACTACATCAGCCAGGTCTATGTCTGGACGGAGAGCTACCTGATTGCCGCGGCGTTCACGACGCTCACCTTCCTCGTGCGCCTGCTGATCCTGGTGCTCACGCTACCGCTGATCTTCACCGCGGCATTCGTCGGCCTGATCGACGGCCTGGTGCGGCGCGACGTGCGCCGGTTCGGCGCGGGCCGGGAATCGGGCTTCATCTACCACCGTGCCAAGGCGAGCTTGATGCCGCTGGCCGTGCTGCCCTGGGCCACCTACCTGGCCTTGCCGATCTCGGTGCATCCGCTGCTGCTCCTGCTGCCAAGCGCCGCCTTGCTGGGATTGGCCGTGAGCCTGACCGCAGGGAGTTTCAAGAAGTACCTGTGA
- a CDS encoding RAQPRD family plasmid — translation MVASTWQRAAHRGVPPLLVTALLLGQSPMASAESPAQRQELAAALRQLDALERIVTDSAAHAPVQPGERYHFDYPRLLADLARVRAGIQSYLVPSRAQPRDPAELAGDYRVEPPAPPPPRSAP, via the coding sequence ATGGTGGCTTCAACCTGGCAGCGCGCCGCGCATCGCGGCGTGCCCCCTCTTCTCGTGACGGCCCTGCTGCTGGGTCAGTCCCCGATGGCGTCGGCCGAATCCCCGGCCCAGCGCCAGGAGCTGGCCGCCGCGCTGCGCCAGCTCGACGCGCTGGAGCGCATCGTTACCGACAGCGCCGCGCATGCCCCCGTCCAGCCGGGCGAGCGCTACCACTTCGACTACCCGCGGCTCCTGGCTGACCTGGCGCGCGTGCGCGCGGGCATCCAGTCCTATCTCGTGCCATCGCGCGCCCAGCCGCGTGATCCCGCCGAACTGGCAGGCGACTACCGCGTCGAGCCGCCCGCCCCACCCCCACCCAGGAGCGCGCCATGA
- a CDS encoding TIGR03758 family integrating conjugative element protein has protein sequence MTGAQLSAFQANSGIAPTAMATVLVGAVFSALLVWGVWAIRTAYVGWAENRLSQRQFLGVVVRFLALYLVLTFFLLS, from the coding sequence ATGACCGGCGCCCAGCTCTCGGCCTTCCAGGCCAACAGCGGCATCGCGCCCACCGCGATGGCCACCGTGCTCGTGGGCGCCGTGTTCTCCGCGCTGCTGGTGTGGGGTGTCTGGGCCATCCGAACAGCCTACGTCGGCTGGGCCGAGAACCGCCTCAGCCAGCGCCAGTTCCTCGGCGTCGTCGTGCGCTTCCTGGCGCTGTACCTCGTGCTGACCTTCTTTCTCCTCTCCTGA
- a CDS encoding TIGR03745 family integrating conjugative element membrane protein translates to MQSYTLPSRLARRITTTLAALPALTFAQGLPQLENPTRGAGSGIMQTIRNYGYDIIMLVALLVVASMFIGVCYHAYGTYAEIHTGRKTWGQFGLTVAIGAVLLVIGIWLLTTATGIL, encoded by the coding sequence ATGCAAAGCTACACCCTTCCCTCTCGCCTCGCGCGGCGCATCACTACCACCCTGGCCGCGTTGCCCGCGCTTACATTCGCGCAAGGCCTGCCCCAACTGGAGAACCCCACGCGCGGCGCCGGCAGCGGCATCATGCAGACGATCCGCAACTACGGCTACGACATCATCATGCTCGTGGCCCTGCTGGTGGTGGCGTCGATGTTCATCGGCGTCTGCTACCACGCCTATGGCACCTATGCGGAAATCCACACCGGCCGCAAGACCTGGGGCCAGTTCGGCCTCACGGTCGCCATCGGTGCCGTGCTGCTCGTGATCGGCATCTGGCTGCTCACCACGGCCACCGGCATCCTGTAG
- a CDS encoding TIGR03750 family conjugal transfer protein, producing MSEHQHIRADGTVTFLPHRLNRHPVVVRGLTADELWICCALSGGAGLLAGAPLSWVFRTVALAPTCVVLGVALGVFVGGGILRRLKRGRPDTWLYRQLQWRIATRHPLMAGWVGGHGLISRSGFWSTRRSTQ from the coding sequence ATGTCCGAGCACCAGCACATCCGTGCCGACGGAACCGTGACGTTCCTTCCGCACCGGCTCAACCGCCATCCGGTGGTCGTGCGCGGCCTCACTGCCGATGAGCTGTGGATCTGCTGCGCCCTGTCCGGCGGCGCCGGCCTGCTGGCCGGCGCGCCCCTGTCGTGGGTGTTCCGCACGGTCGCGCTGGCCCCCACGTGCGTGGTCCTGGGCGTGGCCCTCGGCGTGTTCGTGGGCGGCGGCATCCTGCGCCGCCTCAAGCGCGGGCGCCCCGACACCTGGCTGTACCGGCAGTTGCAGTGGCGCATCGCCACGCGCCATCCGCTGATGGCGGGCTGGGTGGGCGGCCATGGACTGATCTCGCGCTCGGGCTTCTGGAGCACCCGCAGGAGCACGCAATGA
- a CDS encoding TIGR03746 family integrating conjugative element protein, with amino-acid sequence MSRFKNEISHLQAHIKTLRQGAGALVVIGLVMGGGWWSAPRDLTIHVPPDLRSGSTRKWWEVPPESVYAFTFYVFQTLNRWPTNGEEDYARNLHALSPYFTPSCQAFLRADYDYRRSAGELRQRVRGIYEIPGRGYGDDPTARVRVVSDRDWVVTLDITADEYYGAEQIKRALVRYPVKVTRVDVDPARNPFGLALDCYDGAPQRINAPGSTRPAPGGLSPQAPQGESS; translated from the coding sequence ATGAGCCGTTTCAAAAACGAAATCTCACACCTGCAGGCGCACATCAAGACGCTTCGCCAGGGTGCTGGCGCGCTGGTCGTCATTGGCCTGGTCATGGGCGGCGGCTGGTGGAGCGCGCCGCGCGACCTGACCATCCACGTCCCGCCCGACCTGCGCTCCGGCAGTACCCGCAAGTGGTGGGAAGTGCCACCCGAATCGGTCTATGCGTTCACGTTCTACGTGTTCCAGACCCTCAACCGCTGGCCGACGAATGGCGAAGAGGACTACGCGCGCAACCTCCACGCACTCTCGCCGTACTTCACCCCGTCCTGCCAGGCCTTCCTGCGCGCGGACTACGACTACCGCCGCAGCGCGGGCGAGCTGCGCCAGCGCGTGCGCGGCATCTACGAAATCCCCGGCCGCGGCTACGGCGACGACCCCACGGCGCGCGTGCGCGTGGTATCCGACCGTGACTGGGTGGTGACGCTGGACATCACCGCCGACGAATACTACGGCGCCGAGCAGATCAAGCGCGCCCTGGTGCGCTACCCCGTGAAGGTCACACGGGTGGACGTCGATCCCGCCCGCAACCCGTTCGGCCTGGCGCTCGACTGCTACGACGGCGCCCCCCAGCGCATCAACGCCCCGGGATCGACGCGCCCCGCGCCTGGCGGCCTGTCTCCGCAAGCGCCCCAAGGAGAATCCTCATGA
- a CDS encoding TIGR03749 family integrating conjugative element protein, producing MKHPVLTLLGLLAAAVAPAVQAVEILRWERMPLAVPLKVGQERIVFIDRNVRVGVPAAVGERLRVQSAGGAVYLRASEPIEPTRLQLQDADTGALILLDIAAEPPKDGEAALEPVRIVEGNGTSTRYGDQAEAASEAPDQAGARAARRETPVPVVLTRFAAQNLYAPLRTVEPLPGVMRVNLRRDLDLGTLMPTLPVRAVALASWRLEDQWVTAVRLTNSSSGWITLDPRVLQGDFLTATFQHEALGPRGTPEDTTILYLVTRGRGLAQSLPPAIHRFDPAAHLPQPAPQATDGKETRHAQ from the coding sequence ATGAAGCACCCTGTACTCACGCTGCTGGGACTGCTGGCCGCGGCCGTGGCTCCCGCCGTCCAGGCGGTGGAAATCCTGCGCTGGGAGCGCATGCCATTGGCGGTGCCCTTGAAGGTCGGCCAGGAACGCATCGTGTTCATCGACCGGAACGTCCGCGTGGGCGTGCCCGCAGCCGTGGGCGAACGCCTGCGCGTGCAAAGCGCGGGCGGCGCGGTGTACCTGCGCGCCAGCGAGCCAATCGAGCCGACGCGGCTGCAATTGCAGGACGCCGACACTGGCGCGCTGATCCTGCTGGACATCGCTGCCGAGCCGCCCAAGGACGGCGAAGCCGCGCTGGAGCCGGTGCGCATCGTCGAGGGCAACGGCACCTCAACACGCTACGGCGATCAGGCTGAGGCTGCCAGTGAGGCCCCGGATCAGGCAGGGGCGCGGGCGGCGCGGCGCGAAACCCCGGTGCCGGTCGTCCTCACGCGCTTCGCCGCGCAGAACCTCTACGCGCCGCTGCGCACTGTGGAGCCGCTGCCCGGCGTCATGCGGGTCAACCTGCGCCGCGACCTCGACCTCGGCACGCTGATGCCGACGCTGCCGGTGCGCGCGGTCGCGCTTGCGTCGTGGCGTCTGGAAGACCAGTGGGTCACTGCCGTGCGCCTGACCAACAGCAGCAGCGGCTGGATCACCCTCGACCCGCGCGTGCTGCAAGGCGACTTCCTCACCGCCACCTTCCAGCATGAGGCGCTTGGCCCGCGCGGTACGCCCGAGGACACGACCATCCTGTACCTGGTGACGCGCGGGCGCGGCCTCGCGCAGTCGCTGCCGCCGGCCATCCACCGCTTCGACCCGGCCGCGCATCTGCCGCAGCCAGCGCCCCAAGCCACGGACGGCAAGGAGACCCGCCATGCGCAGTAA
- a CDS encoding TIGR03752 family integrating conjugative element protein — protein MRSNGLLKWLMIPVALLALFVTIRLFSGGSTSALPGADAGAKLTPEEMKALGIEGDTPRDTVATLVAQVKQLRTELQTALSDNKSQREENQRLRQRENSIDQRINSALESERSSLRRDQEQAAGARQQTEGLLADLQRRLDSIGGRGSGHADLPVGLGLRDGDEAGMEGGMRWVEPQDAKKAEGRSGSRGTGSGMSFPTSFGPAQGTLETTAKTVANAGARAAGVKTAKAVYTVPTNSTLMGSVAMTALIGRVPIDGTVNDPYPFKVLVGPDNLTANGIDIPDVAGAVFSGTASGDWTLSCVRGQVRSITFVFHDGTIRTIPEDREGNQQQSQQRDGLGWISDPYGVPCVSGERRSNAQQYLGSQALITAAGAGVASLIKSDSGRMSYVGADGSIGSVGISGNEAVGRILAGGVRDMAEWVNKLYGQAFAAIYVQPGAKVAIHLDKPLAIDHDPEGRKVDHRTGESHAPELD, from the coding sequence ATGCGCAGTAACGGACTCCTGAAGTGGCTGATGATCCCGGTCGCCTTGCTGGCGTTGTTCGTCACCATCCGGCTGTTCTCGGGCGGGAGCACGTCGGCGCTGCCCGGCGCGGATGCAGGCGCCAAGCTCACGCCCGAGGAGATGAAGGCGCTGGGCATCGAGGGCGACACCCCCCGCGACACCGTGGCAACGCTTGTCGCCCAGGTCAAGCAGTTGCGCACCGAGCTTCAGACCGCGCTGTCCGACAACAAGTCGCAGCGCGAAGAAAACCAGCGGTTGCGCCAGCGCGAGAACTCCATCGACCAGCGCATCAATTCGGCGCTGGAGTCCGAGCGCTCCAGCCTGCGCCGCGACCAGGAGCAGGCAGCCGGCGCGCGCCAGCAGACCGAGGGGCTGCTCGCCGACCTGCAGCGGCGCCTGGACAGCATCGGCGGGCGCGGCAGCGGCCATGCCGACCTGCCGGTGGGCCTGGGGCTGCGCGATGGCGATGAGGCCGGCATGGAAGGCGGCATGCGCTGGGTCGAACCCCAGGATGCGAAGAAGGCCGAGGGACGCAGCGGCAGCCGCGGCACGGGCAGCGGCATGAGCTTTCCAACGAGCTTCGGCCCCGCGCAAGGCACGCTGGAAACCACCGCAAAAACCGTCGCCAACGCGGGTGCCCGCGCCGCCGGGGTGAAGACCGCGAAGGCCGTCTATACCGTGCCGACGAACTCCACGCTCATGGGATCGGTGGCGATGACGGCGCTCATCGGACGGGTGCCGATCGACGGGACGGTGAACGACCCCTACCCGTTCAAGGTGCTGGTCGGCCCGGACAACCTCACGGCCAACGGCATCGACATTCCCGACGTGGCCGGCGCCGTGTTCTCCGGCACGGCCTCGGGCGACTGGACGCTCTCGTGCGTGCGCGGGCAGGTGCGCAGCATCACCTTCGTCTTCCATGACGGCACGATCCGCACCATTCCCGAAGACCGCGAAGGCAACCAGCAACAGAGCCAGCAGCGCGATGGCCTGGGCTGGATCAGCGACCCCTACGGCGTTCCCTGCGTCAGCGGCGAGCGCCGCAGCAACGCACAGCAGTACCTCGGTTCCCAGGCCCTGATCACGGCGGCGGGCGCGGGCGTGGCCTCGCTCATCAAGAGCGACAGCGGGCGCATGTCCTACGTCGGCGCGGACGGTTCCATCGGCAGCGTCGGCATCTCGGGCAACGAGGCCGTGGGCCGCATCCTTGCTGGCGGCGTGCGCGACATGGCCGAATGGGTCAACAAGCTCTATGGCCAGGCCTTCGCCGCCATCTACGTGCAGCCCGGCGCCAAGGTGGCCATCCACCTCGACAAACCCCTCGCCATCGACCACGACCCCGAGGGCCGCAAGGTCGATCACCGTACCGGAGAAAGCCATGCGCCTGAACTTGACTGA
- a CDS encoding TIGR03751 family conjugal transfer lipoprotein, producing the protein MRLNLTDLPRGLALAVAAAAALCGCATSKDELLTHGGRTMMDIWQQQTGGDGGGGNGQVAHRQLLDARQSLRRPLTDADVQAAPAEQMRYTRTARNEVQRQFQRLPNPDLAMYVYPHLAGTDPVPVPGYTTVFPLYQRVQYAMPGERVENY; encoded by the coding sequence ATGCGCCTGAACTTGACTGACCTGCCCCGGGGCCTTGCACTGGCCGTGGCCGCCGCCGCCGCACTCTGCGGCTGCGCCACCAGCAAGGATGAACTGCTCACCCACGGCGGACGCACCATGATGGACATCTGGCAGCAGCAAACAGGTGGCGACGGCGGGGGCGGCAACGGCCAGGTGGCGCACAGGCAGTTGCTGGACGCGCGCCAAAGCCTGCGCCGCCCATTGACCGATGCCGACGTGCAGGCCGCACCCGCCGAGCAGATGCGCTACACGCGCACTGCGCGCAACGAGGTCCAGCGCCAGTTCCAGCGCCTGCCCAACCCCGACCTGGCGATGTACGTGTACCCCCACCTGGCGGGCACCGACCCCGTGCCCGTGCCGGGCTACACCACCGTCTTCCCGCTGTACCAGCGCGTGCAGTACGCCATGCCGGGCGAGCGCGTGGAGAACTACTGA